One genomic segment of Desulfocapsa sulfexigens DSM 10523 includes these proteins:
- a CDS encoding outer membrane lipoprotein-sorting protein translates to MNRSPLLAIFFLPFFLSALLPSCTFAAQLSALEIMQQVQQRDTGSSSTAEVEMILISQNGSRRVRQLKLFSKTYELFTSRSIYFQAPADVHGTAFLIRDYKAADQEDEQWLYLPALRKTKRISTSDKGGAFMGSDLNYADMGSDSLDESTYTLVKEDMVDGHPVWVIEARPTTEGYALKKGYTKSLLLIRKDNYVIVRSVNWLLNSTRMRYMNVMELEEIDTIWSPTMVRIWTTENRTTIHQTLLQTRNLRFNVDLSDDLFSLRQLETGY, encoded by the coding sequence ATGAACCGTTCGCCGCTATTAGCCATATTTTTTCTACCTTTTTTTCTCTCTGCACTCCTGCCGTCCTGCACCTTTGCCGCACAACTTTCGGCCCTGGAAATCATGCAACAGGTACAACAGAGGGACACCGGCAGCAGTTCTACTGCAGAAGTTGAGATGATTCTGATCAGTCAAAACGGTTCACGTCGGGTCCGCCAATTAAAGCTTTTCAGCAAAACCTACGAACTGTTTACCTCAAGAAGTATCTACTTCCAGGCCCCGGCTGATGTTCACGGAACCGCCTTTCTTATCCGTGACTACAAGGCGGCTGATCAGGAAGATGAACAGTGGCTCTATCTGCCGGCACTTCGAAAGACAAAACGTATTTCCACCAGTGATAAGGGAGGAGCATTTATGGGGTCTGACCTCAACTATGCCGACATGGGAAGTGATTCCCTTGACGAATCCACCTACACCCTCGTCAAGGAAGACATGGTAGACGGCCATCCTGTCTGGGTTATCGAAGCGCGTCCCACAACTGAAGGATACGCTCTAAAGAAAGGATATACAAAATCACTGCTTCTCATCAGAAAGGATAATTATGTAATTGTGAGATCGGTCAACTGGCTGCTTAACTCCACCCGTATGCGATATATGAATGTCATGGAACTTGAAGAAATTGATACCATCTGGTCTCCAACCATGGTTCGTATCTGGACCACTGAGAACCGGACAACGATTCACCAGACTCTTCTGCAAACACGAAATCTGCGTTTTAATGTGGATCTCTCCGACGATCTCTTCTCCCTGCGCCAATTGGAGACAGGTTATTAA
- a CDS encoding STAS domain-containing protein, with amino-acid sequence MRIKTEIFQSIFIITCEGSSLDSSLAQEFLAAMNGFLVKSKLDILLDLSLVNFVDSTGLGSVVRALKQIDGVGKLVLCGVDERIFELLRMTRMDKQIIQQANRGTALSYLFWERKKTEPVPVTRPPAPQTVKAQKMEKVVVEKYHAQPMLWEVDEADFEEIVDEEYEAEGSIPIVNPAQEQERRKYRRINHRQIMTDDFIIYCKNTTTGKHHPAVVLNISPGGLLMTSRARLAIGDELLLEGRIGKNFKFKERAVSRASREQKYGLEFIDLSPETAHFLNRLTGSIDITKSNKFLQI; translated from the coding sequence ATGCGAATAAAAACAGAAATTTTTCAGTCCATTTTTATAATTACCTGTGAAGGATCCAGTCTGGATTCTTCGCTTGCACAGGAATTTTTAGCTGCAATGAACGGGTTTCTGGTCAAGAGCAAACTGGATATTCTACTGGATCTGTCGCTTGTGAATTTTGTTGACAGCACCGGACTTGGATCCGTCGTGCGCGCCCTCAAGCAAATCGATGGGGTTGGTAAACTGGTATTATGCGGAGTTGATGAACGTATATTCGAGTTACTCAGAATGACCCGAATGGACAAACAAATTATTCAACAGGCAAATCGAGGGACAGCCCTGAGCTATCTTTTCTGGGAAAGAAAGAAAACGGAGCCTGTTCCGGTCACCCGCCCGCCGGCACCTCAGACAGTCAAAGCTCAAAAAATGGAAAAGGTGGTTGTGGAGAAGTATCATGCACAACCCATGTTATGGGAGGTGGACGAAGCGGACTTTGAAGAGATTGTGGATGAGGAGTACGAGGCAGAAGGCAGCATACCCATCGTAAATCCAGCACAAGAGCAGGAACGACGAAAATACCGACGAATCAACCATAGGCAAATCATGACCGATGATTTTATCATCTACTGTAAAAACACCACAACGGGAAAACACCACCCGGCAGTTGTGCTGAATATCTCGCCCGGCGGCCTCCTTATGACATCGCGAGCCCGGCTTGCCATTGGCGACGAATTACTTCTGGAAGGCCGTATCGGAAAAAACTTTAAATTTAAAGAACGCGCCGTTTCCCGCGCATCCAGGGAGCAAAAATACGGACTCGAATTTATTGATCTTTCCCCGGAGACTGCTCATTTTCTTAACCGACTCACTGGCTCCATCGATATCACAAAATCCAACAAATTCCTCCAGATTTGA
- a CDS encoding efflux RND transporter permease subunit, with translation MGFILKRCDSLFQQLSALVQRYRGGTLLFCATVTVILGAQLPNMRWDTSTEGYLSPSDPTITEYHKFQEIFGSDDLILIGIGTEDVFTVTFLEQLLLLHDELALGVPHLASIFSLANATAASRQGDQLFVTPLLQGFPKSIPDMEKLRSKVNDNPLLKNRLVSKKGDFATIILKIATKTETDPISLDQALAGFTEPDNSKQAAEASSLSNTQNDSVVTAVQKIVSTHHEKNFEVVVTGTPILKQVLRRSMTQDAALFIKLATLLIALLLWLIFRKFAGVLIPLLVVSSSVISTIGLMVLCGKAFKAPTIILPSFLMAMGVGASIHLMTMFYHNLRQGMDKASAINTTMGHSGMPVFLTSITTGVGLISFAGAEVAPVADLGLFAAIGVMIAFIYTILLVPSLLAFLPADQKRAGFSQSGYQRQNRILSAVASFSVTRSRLIIVCSGLFVALAVSGIPKIHFSHDPLAWLPENLPLRKATEKVQEALGGVISVEVLIDSRHKNGIYDPVFLKRLEQVEQRLENFSAAGIRVAQVSSVVDLLHDVHIALLSPDSQNTSLPEDRKLAAQELLLLENGIPAQLFEMIDGDYAIARLSIMSPWRDAVAYAPFLSELETEISTTMGESATVSVTGMIPLLARTLSAAMHSAARSYLLAGCIISLLTILMMGTLKLGLISLAPNILPIATILGVMGWTGIPLDIYTMLSGSIAIGLIVDDTIHFMYNFRRYQKRGMGTDQAVRSSLLTTGRAILITSVILASGAFICTLSEMNNLFNFGLLTGITILLAMAADFLLAPAILTVSYSPKIPSDGVEKPI, from the coding sequence ATGGGATTTATTTTAAAAAGATGTGATTCTCTCTTCCAACAGCTCAGTGCCCTGGTGCAGAGATACAGGGGGGGTACCCTGTTGTTTTGCGCAACGGTGACGGTAATACTTGGTGCCCAGCTCCCCAATATGCGCTGGGACACGTCCACTGAGGGATATCTTTCCCCGAGCGATCCAACTATCACAGAATACCACAAATTTCAGGAAATTTTTGGTTCCGATGATCTGATTCTCATCGGAATCGGGACAGAAGACGTTTTCACTGTAACATTTCTTGAGCAGCTACTCCTCCTCCATGACGAACTTGCCCTTGGTGTCCCCCATCTTGCCTCTATTTTCAGCCTGGCCAATGCAACCGCTGCCAGCAGACAGGGTGACCAGCTCTTTGTAACACCATTGCTTCAAGGGTTTCCAAAGAGCATACCAGACATGGAAAAATTGCGCAGTAAGGTCAACGACAACCCTCTACTGAAAAATCGTCTCGTTTCCAAAAAGGGCGACTTTGCGACAATTATTCTGAAAATTGCCACAAAAACCGAGACAGACCCCATTTCGCTGGATCAGGCTCTTGCGGGTTTTACCGAACCTGACAACTCCAAACAGGCAGCGGAAGCCAGTTCGCTAAGCAATACACAAAATGACAGCGTTGTCACTGCTGTTCAGAAAATAGTCAGCACCCACCATGAAAAAAACTTTGAGGTGGTTGTCACTGGTACGCCCATACTCAAGCAGGTTCTTCGCAGGTCCATGACCCAGGATGCAGCCCTTTTTATCAAGCTCGCCACACTCCTGATTGCTTTGCTGCTATGGCTTATTTTTCGAAAATTTGCAGGTGTGCTTATCCCCCTGCTGGTAGTAAGTAGCTCGGTGATATCCACCATCGGTCTGATGGTTCTCTGTGGCAAGGCCTTCAAGGCTCCAACCATCATTCTCCCATCATTCCTCATGGCCATGGGCGTGGGTGCCAGTATTCATCTGATGACTATGTTTTACCATAATCTTCGCCAGGGAATGGATAAGGCATCTGCAATAAACACGACCATGGGCCATTCCGGAATGCCAGTTTTTCTCACCAGCATCACAACCGGAGTGGGACTGATTTCCTTTGCCGGGGCAGAGGTGGCTCCTGTAGCAGATCTTGGACTTTTTGCTGCCATAGGGGTAATGATCGCCTTTATTTACACCATACTTCTGGTGCCTTCGCTCCTCGCATTTCTGCCTGCAGACCAGAAACGGGCCGGTTTTTCCCAGAGCGGCTATCAGAGACAAAACCGGATCCTTTCTGCAGTAGCCAGCTTTTCCGTTACCAGATCACGCCTGATTATTGTCTGCTCCGGCCTGTTTGTGGCTCTTGCTGTCAGCGGAATTCCAAAAATTCATTTCAGCCATGATCCTTTGGCTTGGCTACCGGAAAATCTTCCTCTGCGAAAGGCCACCGAAAAGGTACAGGAGGCCCTTGGGGGAGTAATATCTGTAGAAGTGCTGATTGACAGCAGGCATAAGAATGGTATCTACGATCCCGTATTCCTCAAGCGCCTTGAACAGGTAGAGCAGCGGCTTGAGAACTTTTCAGCAGCGGGGATCAGGGTGGCACAGGTCTCTTCTGTGGTTGATCTTCTCCATGATGTTCACATAGCTCTGCTCTCCCCTGACTCTCAAAACACTTCACTGCCTGAAGATCGAAAACTTGCCGCCCAGGAACTGCTGCTCCTGGAAAACGGTATTCCAGCCCAGCTTTTTGAAATGATCGATGGTGATTACGCTATTGCCCGTCTCAGCATTATGTCTCCCTGGCGTGACGCTGTCGCCTACGCGCCTTTTTTATCGGAACTGGAAACAGAAATCAGTACAACCATGGGAGAAAGCGCTACCGTTTCAGTCACCGGCATGATCCCCCTCCTGGCCCGTACCCTCAGCGCAGCCATGCACAGTGCTGCCAGGAGTTATCTTCTCGCCGGATGCATCATCAGTCTGCTCACAATTCTAATGATGGGTACACTCAAACTGGGACTGATCAGCTTAGCCCCCAACATCCTGCCCATCGCCACCATACTTGGAGTCATGGGATGGACGGGAATTCCGCTGGATATATACACCATGCTTTCCGGGTCCATTGCCATTGGTCTGATTGTGGACGATACCATTCACTTTATGTACAACTTCCGCCGTTATCAGAAACGTGGTATGGGAACAGATCAGGCAGTACGCAGCAGCCTTTTGACCACAGGCCGTGCCATACTGATTACCAGTGTAATCCTTGCCTCAGGAGCCTTTATCTGCACCCTGTCTGAGATGAACAATCTCTTTAATTTTGGTCTGTTGACCGGGATCACAATCCTTCTTGCCATGGCTGCTGACTTTCTTCTTGCCCCAGCCATACTGACCGTGAGCTATAGCCCAAAAATTCCTTCTGATGGAGTAGAAAAACCGATATGA
- a CDS encoding phosphatidate cytidylyltransferase → MGRQDIAIGALELWLLLPALGVPFGVWQYRKGCPDFIVNLLVWIILIPLVVVFSSLGLSAFTALVAVACICGCLELAGLDPADGKYGNKILVALACSLPIPLLAFWFSPDFPWLPILLALSVPFWALLLPRFKGRGIPVWTMALSIGAGLAFWIGIHSFNYGTDTNYVLWAFSVVAVNDILAAVLGKMIRSPHPFPTLSPNKSVVGYLGGMGSGVVAGFLISFALPHFGTSQIFTASLLLAVAGSAGDLFASWIKRRNNVKDFSRVLMTMGGVLDRLDSLLAAGCVFYFYITFTGLS, encoded by the coding sequence ATGGGTAGGCAGGATATTGCCATCGGGGCTCTCGAACTGTGGTTGCTGCTTCCTGCTCTGGGGGTACCATTTGGGGTGTGGCAATACCGGAAAGGGTGTCCCGACTTTATAGTAAACCTGCTGGTGTGGATCATTCTGATCCCGCTTGTTGTTGTTTTTTCTTCGCTTGGACTTTCTGCGTTTACAGCCCTGGTGGCAGTGGCGTGTATTTGCGGTTGTCTTGAACTGGCAGGTCTCGATCCTGCTGACGGTAAATATGGTAACAAGATCTTAGTTGCTCTTGCTTGTTCTCTTCCCATACCGCTGCTGGCTTTCTGGTTCTCACCAGATTTTCCCTGGTTGCCGATCCTGCTGGCTTTATCTGTACCTTTCTGGGCCTTATTACTGCCACGATTCAAGGGGAGAGGCATCCCGGTCTGGACTATGGCACTGTCGATTGGCGCCGGTCTGGCATTCTGGATTGGGATTCACTCATTTAACTACGGTACTGATACAAATTATGTGTTATGGGCCTTTTCCGTTGTGGCGGTCAATGATATTCTGGCCGCAGTACTCGGCAAGATGATTAGAAGCCCCCATCCCTTTCCCACCCTGAGCCCAAATAAGTCTGTGGTCGGATACCTCGGCGGTATGGGAAGTGGAGTGGTCGCCGGTTTTTTGATCAGTTTCGCTTTACCCCACTTCGGCACCTCGCAAATTTTTACGGCGTCACTGTTACTGGCAGTTGCAGGTTCTGCCGGTGATCTGTTTGCCTCCTGGATCAAGAGGCGAAACAATGTGAAAGATTTCAGCAGGGTCCTGATGACAATGGGTGGTGTTCTGGATCGCTTGGATTCTCTTCTGGCAGCGGGTTGTGTCTTCTATTTTTATATCACTTTTACCGGGCTGTCTTGA
- the pyrF gene encoding orotidine-5'-phosphate decarboxylase translates to MTKQIELQDRIIVALDVDNPELAQEMVRRCESRTRYFKVGLQLFMASYFEVVDWIIDRGHKVMLDLKFFDIPETVKLAVEQLNNRGVSLATIHGNDAIIRAAMEARGDLQLLAVTVLTSFGEEDLRAMGMTQSVEDLVLFRARRALELGCDGVVSSGLEAERLRRDLGDKLLIVTPGIRPGANVSDGSDDQKRIITAGRAIATGADHVVVGRPITKAADPLKVLEEMQLDIQKNISG, encoded by the coding sequence ATGACTAAACAGATAGAACTGCAGGACAGAATCATCGTTGCTCTGGATGTTGACAATCCCGAGCTTGCACAAGAGATGGTGAGGCGTTGTGAGTCCCGTACCCGTTATTTTAAGGTTGGACTTCAGCTCTTTATGGCCTCTTATTTTGAGGTGGTGGACTGGATCATTGATCGTGGCCATAAGGTGATGCTTGACCTGAAATTTTTCGATATTCCAGAAACAGTAAAACTTGCCGTTGAACAGCTCAACAACAGAGGGGTGTCCCTTGCGACTATCCATGGCAACGATGCAATTATCAGGGCTGCAATGGAGGCGCGGGGTGATCTGCAGCTGCTTGCAGTGACGGTGCTGACAAGCTTTGGCGAAGAGGATCTGCGGGCCATGGGGATGACCCAGTCCGTTGAGGATCTCGTCCTTTTCCGTGCCCGGCGGGCTCTGGAACTTGGATGTGATGGCGTTGTTTCTTCGGGCCTTGAGGCCGAACGTTTACGCAGGGATCTTGGTGATAAGTTGTTGATTGTCACTCCCGGTATCAGACCAGGGGCGAATGTGAGCGATGGCTCCGATGATCAGAAACGTATTATCACTGCCGGTCGGGCCATTGCAACGGGTGCCGATCATGTGGTTGTGGGGCGGCCGATCACCAAGGCTGCCGATCCGCTTAAAGTACTGGAGGAAATGCAGCTCGATATCCAGAAGAATATTTCAGGATAA
- a CDS encoding enoyl-ACP reductase FabI, which produces MGFLQIEGKTFVVFGLANKKSVAAAIAKVLVEEGGRVIHVVRSEQRAEAARKLFPDSPVFLCDVEDEANIIRVRKEIGVAVNEGEGGRIDGLVHSIAYANYSEGLTPFHGTLKKDFLQAFDVSCFSFISICNHFRELFTKEASVVTISISTTSMAAENYGYMAPIKAALNSSVCFLAKSFSSFSDVRFNAVAPSLLKTSASAGIPGYVDSYLYAEKAILRKKALKTREAADLAAFLLSPRSSGITAQTVVVDAGMSVNYFDSEIVQGAVG; this is translated from the coding sequence ATGGGTTTTTTACAGATAGAAGGGAAGACATTTGTGGTTTTTGGCCTTGCCAATAAAAAATCAGTGGCCGCTGCCATTGCCAAAGTGCTCGTGGAGGAAGGCGGCAGGGTTATTCATGTGGTGCGCTCCGAGCAGCGGGCGGAAGCCGCCAGAAAACTCTTTCCTGATTCTCCCGTATTTCTCTGTGACGTAGAGGATGAGGCAAATATTATTCGGGTTCGGAAAGAGATAGGTGTGGCAGTAAATGAAGGAGAAGGTGGGCGTATTGACGGTCTGGTTCATTCCATAGCCTATGCAAACTATTCAGAAGGATTAACGCCATTTCATGGTACCCTGAAAAAGGATTTTCTTCAGGCCTTTGATGTCTCCTGTTTTTCTTTTATTTCCATCTGTAATCACTTCCGTGAGCTGTTTACCAAGGAGGCATCTGTGGTAACTATTTCCATCTCCACCACCAGTATGGCTGCTGAAAATTATGGTTACATGGCCCCCATCAAGGCGGCTCTGAACTCTTCCGTCTGTTTTCTGGCAAAATCATTTTCCTCGTTTTCAGATGTGCGTTTTAATGCAGTGGCACCAAGTTTGTTGAAGACCTCAGCATCAGCGGGGATCCCCGGTTATGTTGACAGTTACCTCTATGCTGAGAAAGCAATTTTACGGAAAAAAGCTCTCAAAACCCGTGAGGCCGCAGATCTTGCTGCCTTTCTTCTGTCTCCTCGTTCCTCCGGAATTACCGCTCAGACCGTGGTGGTTGACGCCGGTATGTCTGTAAATTATTTTGATTCCGAAATTGTCCAGGGAGCTGTTGGCTGA
- a CDS encoding CDP-alcohol phosphatidyltransferase family protein, with protein MIGAFFLEEITIRTFFITIFTPLARFLSGWNPNTITYFGLLGGCAAGLSFYLARFDTVFYLLGGVLVALSGVCDSLDGIVARMYNRTSRKGDFLDHFFDRIADVAILLGLTYSPAANNVLGTFCLILALLNAYLGTQMEATFGERFYGGVGKAELFVALVVLSLLLWLFPAPLVYFYNYPVGLVNIFFVLLAAFILLSMSQRFRRLAVLLSDENDS; from the coding sequence TTGATTGGTGCTTTTTTTCTTGAGGAGATTACTATCCGTACTTTTTTTATAACCATATTCACTCCTCTGGCCAGATTTCTGTCTGGCTGGAATCCCAATACCATCACATATTTCGGTCTGTTGGGCGGTTGTGCTGCCGGGCTTTCTTTTTACCTTGCACGATTCGACACTGTTTTTTATCTACTGGGTGGAGTGCTTGTGGCTCTCTCCGGGGTCTGTGACAGTCTCGACGGCATTGTTGCCCGGATGTATAATCGTACCAGCCGTAAAGGTGATTTTCTCGATCATTTTTTTGATCGTATTGCCGATGTTGCTATTCTCCTCGGGCTCACCTATTCACCCGCTGCCAATAACGTGCTTGGAACATTCTGCCTGATCCTGGCGTTACTCAATGCCTATCTGGGTACTCAGATGGAGGCAACTTTCGGGGAACGATTTTACGGAGGGGTGGGGAAGGCCGAATTGTTTGTTGCTCTGGTTGTGTTATCCCTTCTGCTGTGGCTTTTCCCAGCACCTCTTGTGTATTTTTACAATTATCCTGTTGGATTAGTGAATATCTTTTTTGTGCTCCTCGCAGCGTTTATTCTTCTGAGTATGAGTCAGCGGTTTCGTCGCCTGGCTGTTCTGCTTTCCGATGAGAACGACTCCTAA